One genomic segment of Sphingorhabdus sp. M41 includes these proteins:
- the gspI gene encoding type II secretion system minor pseudopilin GspI, translating to MIRLRKCRVAGSGERGFTLIEMLVALSVFSLAALALIRLQAFTTHNAAELEMRVVAQSVVRNRAVEILTDPRPPALGEQSGSVENGGWQWQWAQDAKLTEDQSFIQVDISAREEGSGAPASLTILRPSALLLDEPPAGPPAN from the coding sequence ATGATCAGATTGCGGAAATGCCGTGTTGCCGGATCCGGGGAGCGCGGATTCACGCTGATCGAGATGCTGGTCGCGCTGTCGGTTTTCAGCCTCGCTGCGCTCGCCCTGATCCGGCTGCAGGCCTTTACGACTCACAATGCTGCCGAATTGGAAATGCGCGTTGTCGCGCAATCGGTGGTGCGCAACCGCGCTGTCGAGATCCTCACCGATCCGCGCCCGCCAGCGCTGGGTGAACAGAGCGGATCGGTCGAAAATGGCGGCTGGCAGTGGCAATGGGCGCAGGATGCCAAGCTGACCGAAGACCAGAGTTTCATCCAGGTCGATATCAGCGCGCGCGAGGAAGGGAGCGGGGCCCCCGCCTCGCTGACCATATTGCGGCCATCGGCACTGTTGCTCGACGAGCCACCGGCCGGGCCACCTGCGAACTAG
- a CDS encoding 6-phosphogluconolactonase, whose translation MSKLEDALEDFDMEDLPEEEESMLEWWDFDDRAEMVDAVAGDIQFIIESALDARGDALLALPASEEAMPVLEALAEKQIKWKYVTIIPTDDLLVPLDDPRSHVKKLAQLFLTRGARVLPLAPEHEDYHMAGAAADARLRDTKWPPDLVMLGMGPSGSTAGIMESADMEEALDGPPEKIAVGLLPDDGDTPLVTITKAAICEARTVVVLLKGAASQTMLENEIEQGATSMAPIGRIFADLAVPVDIYVEN comes from the coding sequence ATGAGCAAACTCGAAGACGCATTAGAAGATTTCGACATGGAAGACCTTCCGGAAGAGGAAGAGTCCATGCTGGAATGGTGGGATTTTGATGATCGCGCCGAGATGGTCGATGCCGTCGCTGGCGATATCCAGTTCATCATCGAGAGCGCTCTTGATGCGCGCGGCGATGCGTTGCTGGCCTTGCCCGCCAGTGAGGAAGCCATGCCGGTGCTCGAAGCGCTGGCTGAAAAGCAGATCAAGTGGAAATATGTCACGATCATCCCGACTGACGATCTGCTGGTGCCGCTCGATGACCCGCGCAGCCATGTGAAGAAACTGGCGCAACTGTTTCTGACCCGGGGTGCGCGCGTGCTGCCACTGGCACCGGAGCATGAAGATTATCACATGGCGGGAGCCGCTGCTGATGCACGGCTGCGCGACACGAAATGGCCACCGGATCTGGTTATGCTCGGCATGGGCCCCAGCGGCAGCACCGCCGGGATCATGGAAAGCGCCGACATGGAAGAGGCGCTCGACGGACCGCCGGAGAAAATCGCCGTTGGCCTGCTCCCCGATGATGGCGACACGCCGCTGGTGACGATCACCAAGGCCGCGATTTGCGAAGCGCGGACCGTGGTGGTTCTGCTGAAGGGTGCCGCCAGCCAGACGATGCTCGAAAACGAGATCGAACAGGGCGCGACCAGCATGGCCCCGATCGGCCGGATATTTGCCGATTTGGCCGTGCCTGTGGATATCTATGTGGAGAATTGA
- a CDS encoding aldehyde dehydrogenase family protein: MVTQYKNLINGEMVSTSQMLDVVNPANEEVIGQVPACGEAELDTAVSAARAAFKTWSKKPIEERRKVVQAISAVINENNDELFRLLTAEQGKPHAQAQGEIMGAAYISGAQATLDLEDEINEDSDERFSRTRRVPVGVVAGIVPWNFPVMMAVQKIAPALLSGCTIVLKPSPFTPLTTLRLAELIKDVAPPGVVNIITGEDSLGPLMTSHPDIDKITFTGSTATGKKIMEGASKDLKRITLELGGNDASIVLPDADVAKVAEQLFWSSFTNAGQICVAAKRIYIHEDIYDELSAAIAEFAKNVKVGDGAQQGTAVGPIQNKKQYERVLELIQDAKDNDYKFLVGGDAKDDSIPGYYVPITILDNPPEDARIVAEEQFGPVMPLMKFSTTDEAIARANDSEYGLAGAVWTSNADEGVRVAEQLETGTVWVNEFLHLSPFAPFGGHKQSGFGAEYGKEGLLEFTYPQVITVKKDKVAA; this comes from the coding sequence ATGGTTACCCAATACAAGAATTTGATCAATGGCGAGATGGTCAGCACCTCGCAAATGCTGGACGTCGTCAATCCGGCCAATGAAGAAGTGATCGGTCAGGTTCCCGCTTGTGGGGAAGCCGAGCTCGACACAGCCGTCTCCGCAGCCCGCGCTGCCTTCAAGACCTGGTCGAAGAAGCCGATCGAAGAACGCCGCAAGGTGGTTCAGGCGATTTCTGCCGTGATCAACGAGAATAATGACGAGCTGTTTCGCCTGCTTACTGCAGAGCAGGGCAAGCCGCATGCACAGGCGCAGGGTGAGATCATGGGCGCGGCCTATATCTCCGGGGCTCAGGCAACGCTGGATCTCGAAGACGAGATCAACGAGGATTCGGACGAGCGCTTCAGCCGCACCCGCCGCGTGCCGGTCGGTGTGGTTGCCGGCATCGTGCCATGGAATTTCCCGGTGATGATGGCAGTGCAGAAAATCGCGCCGGCTCTGTTGTCCGGTTGCACGATCGTGCTCAAGCCATCGCCGTTCACGCCATTGACGACCTTGCGTCTTGCGGAACTGATCAAGGATGTCGCCCCTCCCGGCGTCGTCAATATCATCACCGGTGAAGACAGCCTCGGTCCGTTGATGACGTCGCATCCTGACATCGACAAGATCACCTTCACCGGCTCGACCGCGACCGGCAAGAAGATCATGGAAGGCGCTTCCAAGGATCTCAAGCGGATCACATTGGAACTGGGCGGCAATGACGCCTCGATCGTTCTGCCCGATGCCGATGTCGCAAAGGTTGCCGAACAGCTGTTCTGGTCGAGCTTCACCAATGCCGGTCAAATCTGTGTCGCTGCGAAACGCATCTATATCCACGAAGATATTTATGACGAGCTCAGCGCGGCAATTGCCGAATTCGCCAAAAATGTAAAGGTCGGCGACGGCGCGCAACAGGGCACGGCGGTCGGTCCGATCCAGAACAAGAAACAATATGAGCGGGTGCTGGAGCTGATCCAGGACGCCAAGGATAATGACTATAAATTCCTTGTCGGCGGTGATGCGAAGGACGACAGCATTCCGGGCTATTATGTGCCGATCACGATCCTCGACAACCCGCCGGAAGACGCCCGGATTGTTGCCGAGGAACAATTCGGCCCGGTCATGCCACTGATGAAATTCAGCACCACCGATGAAGCCATCGCCCGTGCCAATGACAGTGAATATGGTCTTGCCGGCGCTGTCTGGACCTCCAATGCCGATGAAGGTGTTCGCGTTGCCGAACAGCTGGAAACCGGCACGGTGTGGGTCAATGAATTCCTCCACCTGTCGCCTTTTGCTCCCTTCGGCGGGCATAAACAGTCCGGATTTGGCGCCGAATATGGCAAGGAAGGCCTGCTTGAATTCACCTATCCGCAGGTGATCACGGTCAAGAAAGACAAAGTGGCTGCCTGA
- a CDS encoding enoyl-CoA hydratase-related protein, translated as MSDVALYEKNDRIVTITLNKPETRNALSKDLCEALVDAINRADADEGVSCVVLAANGKSFSSGGNLHEIKAMTAEQKMTPLEIENWYKTGIQRIPLAFSQISVPVIAAVNGHAIGAGNDLTTMCDIRIAGEDAIFAESFLRVGLIPGDGGAWLLPRIIGQARANQMLFTGEFIDAAKALNYGLVSEVVPNETLLKRAYELAEMVVGLPPLAIRKTKELVRTAQSVTLKENLDQAALFQGVLQQLDDHQEAIDAILEKRKPVFKGA; from the coding sequence ATGTCTGATGTCGCTCTCTACGAGAAAAATGACCGCATCGTTACAATCACGCTGAACAAGCCGGAAACGCGCAACGCGCTGTCAAAAGATCTGTGCGAGGCCTTGGTCGATGCGATCAACAGGGCGGATGCGGATGAAGGGGTTAGTTGCGTCGTGCTCGCTGCCAACGGCAAGAGCTTCTCCTCCGGCGGCAATCTCCACGAGATCAAGGCGATGACGGCTGAACAGAAAATGACGCCGCTGGAAATCGAGAATTGGTACAAGACCGGCATTCAGCGTATTCCGCTGGCTTTCTCGCAAATTTCCGTTCCGGTGATCGCCGCGGTCAACGGCCATGCCATTGGCGCCGGCAATGACCTGACCACCATGTGCGATATCCGTATTGCCGGTGAAGACGCGATATTTGCCGAAAGTTTCCTGCGCGTCGGCCTGATCCCCGGCGATGGCGGTGCATGGTTATTGCCCCGGATTATCGGGCAGGCGCGCGCCAATCAGATGCTGTTTACCGGCGAATTTATCGATGCTGCCAAGGCGCTGAATTATGGCTTGGTGTCGGAAGTCGTGCCCAACGAGACTTTGCTGAAACGCGCCTATGAACTGGCCGAAATGGTTGTCGGCCTGCCACCGCTGGCGATCCGCAAGACCAAGGAGCTGGTCCGCACCGCGCAAAGCGTGACGCTGAAGGAAAATCTCGATCAGGCCGCCTTGTTCCAGGGCGTTTTGCAGCAGCTCGACGATCACCAGGAAGCGATTGACGCCATACTCGAGAAGCGGAAGCCTGTATTCAAGGGGGCATGA
- a CDS encoding alkyl/aryl-sulfatase produces the protein MKKIAISILALASANAAQAQPVAGIATDSTRAANAEVAASLPIADQTDFENAKRGFLAKIAEDKILNEDGSVAWDSRQFDFIKGAAPDTVNPSLWRQAKLNSIHGLFEVVPGIYQIRGYDLAQMTLIAGKSGWIIVDPLTTPAPAKAGLALANKTLGERPVVAVIFTHSHGDHFGGVAGVASAEDIQSGKIEIIAPHGWLAESIGESVIAGTAMNRRVQFQFGTALPVGTTGHVGGGLGQKLSSGDVALMPPTRSISKNGETLTIDGISFDFMDASETEAPAELVFYLPQYKALHTAEVVTRTFHNVLTPRGALVRDTLKWSKVIDNMLAKYGASSDTMLASHHWPTWGSDNVQQALKNQRGIYRYVHDQTMRQANQGATMHEIAENIGEPDFARTDFGVRDYYGTLNHNSKAVYQRYFGWWDAVPAHYHELPPVEASKKYVAAMGGARKALAVGKKAFAAGDYRWAATVFNHLVFADSADETARKWLASTYEQLGFQTEAGTWRNIYLVGAKELREGNNVKNPISTANAKVLSGIPAVDLFDAMATRFNPAKMQGDGGIIRFWFPDRKEAVSIDLSKSVMFPRGENYDITAVGSDTQITISRALFTKLLMRQAKPLELIQNKEMTISGNAALMAAMFGALDEVSSQFDIVTP, from the coding sequence ATGAAGAAAATTGCTATTTCAATATTGGCCCTTGCCTCGGCCAATGCAGCGCAAGCCCAACCAGTCGCGGGGATCGCGACGGACTCTACCAGGGCTGCCAATGCCGAAGTCGCTGCAAGTCTGCCGATCGCCGACCAGACAGATTTTGAAAATGCCAAGCGCGGCTTTCTGGCCAAGATCGCGGAAGACAAGATTCTCAACGAAGACGGTTCCGTTGCCTGGGATTCGCGCCAGTTTGATTTTATCAAGGGCGCCGCCCCCGACACCGTGAACCCCTCGCTCTGGCGACAGGCGAAGCTCAACAGCATTCACGGCCTGTTCGAGGTCGTGCCCGGAATTTACCAGATTCGCGGCTATGATCTCGCGCAGATGACATTGATTGCGGGCAAGAGCGGCTGGATCATCGTCGACCCGCTGACCACGCCTGCACCGGCCAAGGCTGGTCTGGCGCTCGCGAACAAGACATTGGGCGAACGGCCCGTTGTCGCCGTGATCTTCACCCATAGCCATGGCGACCATTTTGGCGGTGTTGCCGGGGTCGCATCTGCCGAGGATATCCAGTCGGGCAAGATCGAGATCATTGCGCCGCATGGCTGGCTGGCCGAATCGATCGGCGAAAGCGTGATTGCCGGAACCGCGATGAACCGGCGGGTGCAATTTCAATTCGGAACCGCCTTGCCGGTTGGTACGACCGGCCATGTCGGCGGCGGTCTGGGCCAGAAATTGTCGAGCGGGGACGTTGCCCTTATGCCGCCAACCCGATCAATCAGCAAGAATGGCGAGACGCTGACGATCGACGGGATCAGCTTTGACTTCATGGACGCGAGCGAGACCGAAGCGCCGGCAGAGCTGGTCTTCTACCTGCCGCAATATAAGGCGCTGCACACCGCAGAAGTGGTGACCCGCACTTTCCACAATGTCCTGACTCCACGCGGCGCACTGGTCCGCGATACGCTGAAATGGAGCAAGGTGATCGATAATATGCTCGCCAAATATGGCGCAAGTTCGGACACCATGCTGGCCTCCCATCACTGGCCGACATGGGGTAGCGACAATGTCCAGCAAGCGCTGAAGAACCAGCGCGGCATCTATCGCTATGTCCATGACCAGACCATGCGTCAGGCCAATCAGGGCGCCACGATGCACGAGATTGCCGAGAATATCGGCGAACCGGATTTCGCCAGGACCGATTTTGGCGTGCGCGACTATTACGGGACGCTCAACCACAACAGCAAGGCGGTCTATCAACGCTATTTCGGCTGGTGGGATGCGGTGCCGGCCCATTATCATGAACTGCCGCCGGTGGAAGCCTCGAAAAAATATGTCGCGGCGATGGGCGGAGCCAGGAAGGCGCTGGCGGTCGGCAAGAAAGCCTTTGCCGCCGGTGACTATCGCTGGGCGGCCACCGTCTTCAACCATCTGGTCTTCGCCGATTCGGCGGATGAAACGGCTAGAAAATGGCTGGCCTCTACCTATGAACAGCTTGGTTTTCAAACCGAAGCCGGAACTTGGCGGAACATCTATCTGGTCGGCGCAAAGGAGCTGCGCGAAGGCAATAACGTCAAGAATCCGATCAGCACGGCCAATGCCAAGGTGCTCAGCGGCATCCCGGCAGTGGACCTGTTCGACGCCATGGCCACCCGCTTCAATCCGGCCAAGATGCAGGGCGATGGCGGCATCATCCGCTTCTGGTTCCCGGACCGGAAAGAGGCGGTCAGCATCGACCTCAGCAAGAGTGTGATGTTCCCGCGCGGCGAAAATTATGACATCACGGCAGTCGGATCAGATACGCAGATCACGATCAGCAGGGCCCTGTTCACCAAATTGCTGATGCGCCAGGCCAAGCCGCTGGAACTGATCCAGAATAAGGAAATGACAATCAGTGGCAATGCGGCCTTAATGGCAGCTATGTTCGGTGCGCTGGATGAGGTAAGTTCGCAATTTGATATTGTGACGCCGTGA
- the gspH gene encoding type II secretion system minor pseudopilin GspH, with translation MIRQKTPTGFQHTAGFTLVELMVVLLIIGLMASVVVFSFPGGSSALEEDAQRFAARTAALRDNAILQSRPMAMQVTPSGYSFLERRKGNWAVIEDKPFVSTDWSSGVTAATGETGPMMISFESTGLPSEQAELVLRGNEQIRRILIAPMGDVKLAGAAP, from the coding sequence ATGATCCGACAGAAAACTCCAACCGGATTTCAGCATACAGCCGGCTTCACTCTGGTGGAACTGATGGTCGTGCTGCTGATCATCGGACTGATGGCGTCGGTTGTCGTCTTTTCCTTTCCGGGCGGAAGCAGCGCGCTTGAAGAAGATGCCCAGCGATTTGCGGCGCGCACGGCAGCGCTGCGCGACAATGCTATTTTGCAGTCGCGGCCGATGGCGATGCAGGTCACGCCCTCCGGCTACAGCTTTCTGGAAAGGCGCAAGGGCAATTGGGCGGTGATCGAGGACAAGCCGTTTGTGTCGACCGACTGGTCCAGCGGGGTGACTGCGGCAACCGGTGAGACCGGGCCGATGATGATCAGCTTTGAAAGCACGGGGCTGCCGAGCGAGCAGGCCGAGCTTGTCTTGCGGGGCAATGAGCAAATCCGTCGCATCCTGATTGCACCGATGGGCGATGTGAAGCTGGCTGGAGCGGCACCATGA
- a CDS encoding acyl-CoA dehydrogenase family protein, giving the protein MQRFNFPVVQPDPALEELRSELQAFLKEEREAGNYRPEPECWMASADPEFSKKMGKRGWIGLTWSSQYGGHDKSALERYIVTEETLRSGAPVGAHWIADRQHAPMLLAHGTEEQKLDILPRIAAGECYFAIGLSEPGAGSDLANVKTRAEKVADGWKINGQKIWSSGAHISHYMVALLRTSPADGRNRHVGLSQIMIDLSLPGVTIKPIVDLSGDAHFNEVYFEDVIVPDDCLLGEEGGGWAQVTGELAMERSGPERFLSSYITLETALWQLSDKMGSDSHARLGKLIANLSTLKGMSWGIANLLSQGVSPETEAALVKDLGNRLENDLTQQVRAMLNDLPAEDWSPDMRRIMNIGVLRSPPNTLRGGTTEVMRGITARQLGLR; this is encoded by the coding sequence ATGCAAAGATTTAACTTTCCCGTTGTCCAGCCCGATCCGGCGCTCGAAGAGTTGCGCAGCGAATTGCAGGCCTTCCTGAAAGAAGAGCGCGAAGCCGGGAATTATCGGCCGGAACCGGAATGCTGGATGGCTTCTGCCGATCCGGAATTCTCGAAAAAAATGGGCAAGCGCGGCTGGATCGGCCTGACCTGGTCGAGCCAATATGGCGGTCACGACAAGAGCGCGCTCGAACGCTATATCGTCACCGAGGAAACCTTGCGTTCCGGCGCGCCCGTGGGTGCCCACTGGATCGCCGATCGCCAGCACGCGCCGATGCTGCTCGCCCACGGTACCGAGGAACAGAAGCTCGATATCCTGCCGCGCATTGCTGCGGGGGAATGTTATTTCGCCATCGGCCTCAGCGAGCCGGGCGCGGGTTCCGATCTTGCCAATGTCAAAACCAGAGCCGAGAAAGTCGCTGACGGCTGGAAGATAAACGGTCAGAAAATCTGGTCGTCCGGCGCGCATATCTCGCATTATATGGTCGCTCTGCTGCGCACCTCACCAGCCGATGGCCGCAACCGCCATGTCGGCCTGTCGCAGATCATGATCGATCTCAGCCTGCCCGGCGTCACGATCAAGCCGATTGTCGACCTGTCGGGCGATGCCCATTTCAACGAAGTCTATTTCGAGGATGTGATCGTTCCCGACGACTGCCTGCTCGGCGAAGAGGGCGGCGGCTGGGCGCAGGTGACCGGCGAACTGGCGATGGAACGATCCGGGCCGGAACGATTCCTGTCGAGCTATATCACGCTGGAAACCGCGCTGTGGCAGTTGAGCGACAAGATGGGATCGGATTCCCATGCCCGCCTCGGCAAGCTGATCGCCAATCTGAGCACGCTGAAGGGCATGTCCTGGGGCATTGCCAATCTGCTCAGCCAGGGCGTATCGCCGGAAACAGAGGCCGCACTGGTCAAGGATCTTGGCAACCGGCTGGAAAATGACCTGACCCAGCAGGTCCGCGCGATGCTCAACGACCTGCCCGCCGAAGACTGGAGCCCGGACATGCGCCGGATCATGAATATCGGCGTGCTACGCTCCCCGCCCAACACCTTGCGCGGCGGCACCACCGAGGTCATGCGCGGGATCACCGCGCGGCAATTGGGGCTGAGATGA
- a CDS encoding cytochrome P450, with protein sequence MATQAEANLVGEDALAIIDPANYVDWDQLLDRFDRLRSEAPVVRVVNDEIHDPFWLVTSYDDVMRISKDNKLFLNSPRSVTFSDKNSGAFVKSITGGDPNLVRSLVALDAPTHPAYRRLTQDWFMPKNIRQMEDEISALAKVTVDRLVDAGGEADFVPLVSAPYPLHVVMQILGVPEADEQRMLFLTQQMFGGQDEDLNKSGMANMTPEQIMQLVVGAVADFEAYFAKLTAEKRANPTDDVASVIANAKVDGAHLSDRDMAGYYIILAAAGHDTTSASTAGAMMALAQDPEQFARLKADRDLLSGIVEEAIRWTTPVQHFMRTAAEDTELGGQKIAKDDWLMISYIAANHDPSIFPDPRKFDASRSPNRHLAFGAGAHQCLGLHMARMEMKILFNELLDRIETLELAGEPVRAKSTFVGGLKTLPIRYSLSK encoded by the coding sequence ATGGCAACGCAAGCAGAAGCAAATTTGGTCGGCGAGGATGCGCTGGCAATCATTGATCCGGCGAATTATGTCGATTGGGATCAATTGCTCGACCGGTTTGACCGGCTTCGTAGCGAGGCACCGGTGGTGCGCGTGGTCAATGACGAGATCCACGATCCCTTCTGGCTGGTCACTAGCTATGACGACGTCATGCGCATCAGCAAGGATAACAAGCTGTTCCTGAACAGTCCGCGCAGCGTCACCTTTAGCGACAAGAACAGCGGCGCCTTCGTCAAGTCGATCACCGGTGGCGATCCCAATCTGGTTCGTTCGCTGGTCGCGCTCGATGCGCCGACCCATCCGGCATATCGCCGGCTGACGCAAGACTGGTTCATGCCCAAGAATATCCGCCAGATGGAAGACGAGATCAGCGCGCTGGCCAAGGTCACCGTCGACCGGCTGGTCGATGCAGGCGGTGAAGCCGATTTTGTACCTCTGGTGTCCGCGCCTTACCCGCTTCATGTGGTGATGCAGATCCTGGGCGTGCCGGAAGCGGACGAGCAGCGCATGCTGTTTCTCACCCAGCAGATGTTTGGCGGACAGGATGAAGATCTCAACAAGTCCGGCATGGCCAATATGACACCGGAGCAGATCATGCAGCTGGTGGTCGGCGCTGTTGCCGACTTCGAGGCCTATTTTGCAAAGCTGACGGCGGAAAAACGCGCCAATCCTACCGACGATGTGGCGAGCGTGATCGCCAATGCAAAAGTCGATGGCGCGCATCTCAGCGACCGCGACATGGCTGGCTATTATATCATCCTGGCCGCCGCCGGCCATGACACGACATCGGCATCGACTGCGGGTGCGATGATGGCGCTGGCCCAGGATCCCGAACAATTTGCGCGGCTCAAGGCCGACCGCGATCTGCTCTCCGGAATTGTCGAGGAAGCGATCCGCTGGACCACCCCGGTGCAGCATTTCATGCGCACGGCTGCCGAGGATACCGAGCTTGGCGGACAGAAGATTGCCAAGGATGACTGGCTGATGATCAGCTATATCGCCGCCAATCACGATCCCAGCATCTTTCCCGACCCGCGCAAGTTTGATGCGTCACGATCGCCCAACCGGCATCTAGCTTTTGGTGCCGGCGCGCATCAATGTCTGGGCTTGCACATGGCGCGGATGGAAATGAAGATCCTGTTCAACGAGCTGCTCGACCGGATCGAGACGCTTGAACTGGCCGGCGAACCGGTGCGCGCAAAATCGACTTTTGTCGGCGGGCTCAAGACCCTGCCGATCCGCTATAGTCTATCAAAATGA
- a CDS encoding acyl-CoA synthetase: protein MHPSVHAKENPDKPAVIMASSGKIITYGELDRLSNQVAQLYRSRGLQIGDTVAVCMENHPQFFPVTWGSQRSGLFQVAISSRLTPEEVSYILKDSGAKLLISSQKMLPVIDQVRKLNPDVEQLIYGAEDERNIEAALESMPMTPIADERAGIDMLYSSGTTGQPKGVKLPLPLDEDIAGPNGIAGLAQMIFGFHEDCVYLSPAPLYHAAPLRWNIAVQALGGTSIVMEKFDPEHALQLIEKYKCDVGQWVPTHFVRMLKLPEEVRSKYDVSSIKSAVHAAAPVPIPIKEAMIEWWGPVLNEYYAGTEGNGFVFCNSEGWLAHKGSVGQPINCEVHICDENGEEVPVGEEGQIYFESGSKFEYHNDPEKTKAATHAKGWTSLGDVGKLDEDGFLYLTDRKSFMIISGGVNIYPQEIENLLVTHPKVADAAVIGAPDEDMGEKVVAVVQPMDMAEAGEELAQELEAYLRQSLSGVKVPRRIDFRPELPRHATGKLYKRLLRDEYWNKQESGTV from the coding sequence ATGCATCCTTCTGTCCACGCAAAGGAAAATCCTGACAAGCCAGCCGTGATCATGGCGAGCTCGGGAAAGATCATCACTTATGGCGAGTTGGACAGGCTGTCCAATCAGGTCGCCCAGCTCTATCGCAGCCGCGGCCTGCAGATTGGTGATACGGTCGCGGTCTGCATGGAAAACCATCCGCAATTTTTTCCGGTCACTTGGGGATCGCAGCGCTCCGGCCTGTTTCAGGTCGCCATTTCCAGCCGACTGACACCCGAAGAAGTCAGCTATATCCTGAAGGACTCCGGGGCCAAGCTGCTGATCAGTTCGCAGAAAATGCTGCCGGTCATCGATCAGGTGCGCAAGCTGAATCCCGATGTCGAGCAGTTGATCTATGGCGCGGAAGACGAGCGGAATATCGAAGCGGCGCTCGAATCGATGCCGATGACGCCGATTGCCGACGAACGGGCTGGCATCGACATGCTCTATTCGTCGGGAACAACCGGCCAGCCCAAGGGTGTAAAACTTCCCTTGCCGCTGGACGAAGATATCGCTGGACCCAATGGCATTGCGGGACTGGCCCAGATGATTTTCGGTTTCCACGAGGATTGCGTCTATCTCTCCCCCGCGCCGCTTTATCATGCAGCGCCGCTGCGCTGGAACATCGCCGTCCAGGCGCTCGGCGGTACCAGCATTGTGATGGAAAAATTTGATCCTGAACATGCCTTGCAGCTGATCGAGAAATATAAATGCGACGTCGGCCAGTGGGTGCCGACCCATTTCGTCCGGATGCTGAAATTGCCGGAAGAGGTTCGCAGCAAATATGACGTGTCGTCGATCAAGAGCGCGGTTCATGCCGCGGCGCCGGTGCCGATTCCGATCAAGGAAGCGATGATCGAATGGTGGGGTCCGGTGCTCAATGAATATTATGCCGGAACCGAAGGCAATGGCTTTGTATTCTGTAACAGCGAGGGCTGGCTGGCGCACAAGGGTTCGGTGGGACAGCCGATCAATTGCGAGGTCCACATCTGCGACGAAAATGGCGAAGAAGTCCCCGTTGGTGAAGAAGGCCAGATCTATTTCGAGAGCGGCTCGAAGTTCGAATATCACAATGATCCGGAGAAAACCAAGGCGGCCACCCACGCCAAGGGCTGGACTTCGCTGGGCGATGTCGGGAAGCTGGACGAAGATGGTTTCCTCTATCTGACCGACCGCAAGAGCTTCATGATCATTTCCGGCGGGGTGAACATCTATCCGCAGGAAATAGAAAATCTGCTGGTCACCCATCCCAAGGTTGCGGATGCCGCCGTCATCGGCGCGCCGGACGAGGATATGGGCGAGAAGGTCGTAGCGGTCGTGCAGCCCATGGATATGGCGGAAGCGGGAGAGGAACTGGCGCAGGAGCTGGAAGCCTATCTCCGCCAGTCGCTGTCCGGGGTGAAGGTCCCGCGGCGGATAGATTTCCGTCCGGAATTGCCGCGCCATGCCACAGGCAAGCTCTACAAACGGCTGTTGCGTGACGAATATTGGAACAAGCAGGAAAGCGGGACAGTCTGA